The following proteins are encoded in a genomic region of Saccharopolyspora antimicrobica:
- the rox gene encoding rifampin monooxygenase: MMDVIVVGAGPTGLMLAAELRLHGARVVVLERDAEPTEVVRAGGLHVRSIELMDQRGLLERFLALGTRHETGGFFAGIDKPWPERMDTAHGYVLGIPQPVVDRLLAERAVELGAEIRRGCEVTGLSQDEDGVTAELADGTQLRSRYLVGCDGGRSAVRKMLGIGFPGEPSRVETLLGEVELAMPRDELMAKVAEVRETQKRFGVVPLADGAYRVIAPAAGLAEDRAVPPTLDELKAQLVAFAGTDFGVHSPRWLSRFGDATRQAERYRAGRAFLAGDAAHIHPPTGGQGLNLGVQDAANLGWKLAAELNGWAPAGLLDSYQAERHPVAADVLTNTRAQMALMSLEPGPQAVRSLLSELMDFEEVNRYLIEKVTAIGVRYDFGEGHELLGRRLRDVGLKRGRLYELMHGGRGLLLDQTGQLSAGGWADRVDHVVDVSEELDVPAVLLRPDGYVAWAGKDQSGLEDRLRRWFGAPTG, from the coding sequence ATGATGGACGTGATCGTGGTCGGTGCCGGGCCGACCGGTTTGATGCTGGCCGCCGAACTGCGGCTGCACGGCGCGCGCGTGGTCGTGCTGGAGCGGGACGCGGAGCCGACCGAGGTCGTCCGCGCGGGCGGCCTGCACGTGCGCAGCATCGAGCTGATGGACCAGCGCGGGCTGCTGGAGCGCTTCCTCGCGCTGGGCACGCGGCACGAGACGGGCGGCTTCTTCGCGGGCATCGACAAGCCGTGGCCCGAGCGGATGGACACCGCGCACGGCTACGTCCTCGGCATCCCGCAGCCGGTCGTCGATCGCCTGCTGGCCGAGCGCGCCGTCGAGCTCGGCGCCGAGATCCGGCGCGGCTGCGAGGTGACCGGGCTGAGCCAGGACGAGGACGGCGTCACCGCCGAACTGGCCGATGGCACGCAGCTGCGCTCGCGCTACCTCGTCGGCTGCGACGGCGGCCGCAGCGCGGTGCGCAAGATGCTCGGCATCGGCTTCCCCGGCGAGCCCAGCAGGGTGGAGACGCTGCTGGGCGAGGTCGAGCTGGCCATGCCGCGCGATGAGCTGATGGCCAAGGTCGCGGAGGTCCGCGAGACCCAGAAGCGGTTCGGCGTGGTGCCGCTCGCGGACGGCGCGTACCGCGTGATCGCACCCGCCGCGGGCCTGGCCGAGGACCGCGCGGTGCCACCCACCCTCGACGAGCTCAAGGCGCAGCTGGTGGCGTTCGCGGGCACCGACTTCGGGGTGCACTCGCCGCGCTGGCTCTCCCGCTTCGGCGACGCGACGCGCCAGGCCGAGCGCTACCGGGCCGGTCGCGCGTTCCTGGCGGGCGATGCCGCGCACATCCACCCGCCGACCGGCGGGCAGGGGCTCAACCTCGGCGTGCAGGACGCGGCCAACCTGGGCTGGAAGCTGGCCGCCGAGCTCAACGGCTGGGCACCCGCCGGGCTGCTGGACAGCTACCAGGCCGAACGGCACCCGGTGGCCGCCGACGTGCTGACCAACACCCGCGCGCAGATGGCGCTGATGTCCCTGGAACCGGGCCCGCAGGCGGTGCGCAGCCTGCTATCTGAGCTGATGGACTTCGAGGAGGTCAACCGCTACTTGATCGAGAAGGTCACCGCGATCGGCGTTCGCTACGACTTCGGCGAGGGCCACGAACTCCTAGGTCGCCGACTGCGCGACGTGGGCCTGAAGCGCGGGCGCCTGTACGAGCTGATGCACGGCGGCCGCGGGCTCCTGCTCGACCAGACCGGGCAGCTCTCGGCGGGCGGCTGGGCGGATCGCGTCGACCACGTCGTGGACGTCAGCGAGGAACTGGACGTTCCCGCGGTGCTGCTGCGCCCGGACGGCTACGTCGCGTGGGCCGGCAAGGACCAGTCGGGCCTGGAGGACCGGCTGCGCAGGTGGTTCGGCGCGCCCACCGGCTGA
- a CDS encoding MFS transporter, whose amino-acid sequence MTTTAEPATRIPLRVAVLALGTFAVGTDAFAVAGVLPEIAADLDVGIAQAGQLVTVFAIAYAVLSPVLATLTGTWPRRAVLLTALAVFALGNVATALAPSYATVLATRVLAAAGASMFTPIAGAAAASLAPETQRARAISLVVLGLTVSTALGVPLGTLLGSVTSWRGTMWLVAALGATAAIGVAALLPTIPAPPAASLRERLAPLRDGKITMVLLTTVAFFIGIYTVNTYISVIVEPATGNNSALLAMLLFLSGAAGTAGNLISGGWTDRFGARRVIAVAMAIAFINCLLLPITAETLVSAVPAVLVFGLTAWSVTVPQQHRLIEAAPSATSLVISLNASGGYLGSSLAGLIGAAALEFSPVSLPLVAAVFIVIGLAASELAQRIGARS is encoded by the coding sequence TTGACCACGACCGCTGAACCCGCCACCCGCATCCCGCTCCGGGTGGCGGTGCTGGCGCTGGGCACCTTCGCGGTGGGCACCGATGCCTTCGCCGTCGCCGGAGTGCTGCCCGAGATCGCGGCCGACCTGGACGTCGGGATCGCCCAGGCCGGTCAGCTGGTGACCGTCTTCGCCATCGCCTACGCCGTGCTCTCACCGGTCCTCGCGACGCTCACCGGCACCTGGCCGCGGCGCGCGGTGCTGCTCACGGCGCTCGCCGTCTTCGCGCTCGGCAACGTCGCGACCGCGCTGGCTCCGAGCTACGCCACCGTGCTGGCGACGCGGGTGCTCGCCGCTGCCGGCGCGTCGATGTTCACCCCGATCGCCGGGGCGGCCGCCGCCTCGCTCGCCCCGGAAACCCAGCGGGCGCGGGCGATTTCGCTGGTCGTCCTGGGTCTGACCGTCTCGACGGCGCTCGGCGTCCCGCTGGGCACGCTGCTCGGTTCGGTCACGAGCTGGCGCGGCACGATGTGGCTCGTGGCCGCGCTCGGCGCCACCGCCGCGATCGGGGTGGCCGCACTGCTCCCGACCATCCCGGCACCACCCGCGGCAAGCCTGCGCGAACGCCTCGCACCGCTGCGCGACGGGAAGATCACGATGGTCCTGCTGACCACGGTCGCGTTCTTCATCGGCATCTACACCGTGAACACCTACATCAGCGTGATCGTCGAACCCGCCACCGGGAACAACAGCGCACTGCTCGCGATGCTGCTGTTCCTGTCCGGTGCCGCGGGCACTGCGGGCAACCTGATCAGCGGCGGTTGGACCGACAGGTTCGGCGCGCGCCGGGTGATCGCGGTCGCGATGGCGATCGCCTTCATCAACTGCCTGCTGCTGCCCATCACCGCGGAGACGCTGGTCAGCGCCGTACCGGCCGTGCTGGTCTTCGGCCTGACCGCGTGGAGCGTGACGGTGCCGCAGCAGCACCGGCTGATCGAAGCCGCACCCTCGGCGACCTCGCTGGTCATCTCCCTCAACGCCTCCGGCGGCTACCTGGGCTCCTCGCTGGCCGGGCTGATCGGCGCCGCCGCGCTGGAGTTCTCCCCCGTCTCGCTGCCGCTGGTGGCGGCGGTGTTCATCGTCATCGGCCTGGCCGCGTCGGAACTGGCGCAGCGGATCGGAGCGCGCTCATGA
- a CDS encoding TetR/AcrR family transcriptional regulator, with amino-acid sequence MATRARERLVEAAEQLFYTEGIRAVGVERLVAVSGVGRASFYRHFTSKDDLVVTMLRGYDERFRSWLAEAVEARGGGPLAVFDALADRFEAEDFRGCASINTMVEMADVDSAAHRVAAEHKEKVIDYLDELLAAAGQARHRELAEQFMLLVDGANVTALRERTAEPAHRARAIAESLMDS; translated from the coding sequence ATGGCCACACGAGCCCGGGAACGCCTCGTCGAGGCCGCGGAGCAGCTCTTCTACACCGAGGGCATCAGAGCGGTCGGCGTGGAGCGGCTGGTCGCCGTCTCCGGCGTCGGCCGAGCCTCGTTCTACCGGCACTTCACCAGCAAGGACGACCTGGTGGTGACCATGCTGCGCGGCTACGACGAACGCTTCCGGAGCTGGCTGGCGGAGGCGGTCGAAGCGCGCGGCGGCGGGCCGCTGGCGGTCTTCGACGCGCTCGCCGACCGGTTCGAGGCCGAGGACTTCCGCGGTTGCGCCTCGATCAACACGATGGTCGAGATGGCCGATGTGGACAGTGCGGCGCACCGGGTCGCGGCCGAGCACAAGGAAAAGGTCATCGACTACCTGGACGAACTGCTGGCGGCGGCCGGGCAGGCCCGCCACCGCGAACTCGCGGAGCAGTTCATGCTGCTGGTCGACGGCGCCAACGTCACGGCCCTCCGCGAGCGGACCGCGGAACCGGCCCACCGGGCCAGGGCCATTGCCGAATCCCTCATGGACAGCTGA